Within the Halomonas sp. HL-93 genome, the region TGCTCGTCGGTCACCAGCAGGTACGCAGACGCATTAGCCGGAGCTGAGGAAGACTCCGCTCCGGCTAATGGTGAGCAGGTTAGCCCCAGCACAAGCGCTGGGGCTAACCTCCCGATGGTGATCCAAGGCAGGCGTCGTCGTTGCAGATGCATGATGATCGCCCGCGCGTGGATTAGGGACGTAGACGATCCGGAATGTCGGCGTCAACTTCTTCGAAATAACGAATGGCACCTGGATGCAGCGGCACCGGTGTGGACTCCATGGTGAAATCAACGGTGGTGTCGTTGGCCGCCGGATGCACCGCGATCAGCTCATCGGTGTTTTCGAACAGCAGCTCGGTCAGCTGGTAGGCCAGATCCTCGTCCATATCTGAATTAACGACCAGAACGTTCGGAATGCCGATGGTTTGCACCGCTTCGTCCATGCCTTCGTAGAGGCCTTCTTCCAGCTCGTAAGGAGCAAAGACTTCCTCTTCTTCCTGAGCGTTCTCAATTTCTTCGTCGCTCAAACCAATCAGACGGATATCCCGCGTGGTGGCCAGGTTCATGATGGAACTGGTGGGCGGGCCAACGCTCCAGAAGCCGGCGTCGATGTCGCCATCGCGAATGGCGTCAGCGGTTTCGTTGAAGTTAAGGCGCTGGGGCGTGAAGTCGTCGTAACTCATGCCGTTGGCTTCTAATAGCGCGCGAGCGTTCAGCTCGGTGCCGCTACCCGGAGCGCCTACCGAGACGCGTTTGCCTTCCAGGTCCGACAGCGACTCAATGTCCGAGTCGGCCAGGGTGACCAGTTGCACGGCGTTGGGGTAAACCGAGGCAAGCGCACGAGTATTTTCGACCTGACGACCTTCGAAATCGCCCGAACCTTCATAGGCTTGGTAAGCGGTATCGGCCAGCACCAGCGCTAAATCGGCTTCGCCGCGCATGATCAGACCCATATTTTCCACTGAGGCACCGGTGACTTCTGCCGTCGCCTGAGCGCCTTCGATGTGCTCGTTAATCATTTCGGCAAAACCGCCGCCGATGGGGTAATACACACCACCGGTTCCACCCGTGGCGATAGCAAGCTGTTGGGCGCTAGCAGGCAATGCCACCGCCAGTAGGGAAGCAGCAGCAGCTGTAGATAGAGTTCGCATATGCGTTTCCTCCGTCCTGTTTGGACTTATAGGTATGGTTGACGATTAGGAGGTGATTCATCCAACTTCCGTTCCAATGGAAGCAGTGACAAAGAAATTAGCACGCATTCGCCGTTAGATGCCAATAACTTGACGTTAACGCTCACTAAACCCTGGCCATTTTGCCAAGCTTAACAGTGCGCCGAGATGCGTTTATTCCGCAATGCTTATATGATCCTGGGCTAACATTTCTGGCGAGGAGTCTGCCCCATGTCATATTTTCAACGCCCCGCTAATGAGGAACGCGCATGATGCTTTGGGAGGCCGCCGCGCTGGTAGGCATTGGTATTATTGCCGGGTTTATTAATGTGCTCTCAGCGGGCGGCTCGATGCTGGCGCTGCCGCTTTTGATGTTCCTCGGTTTACCCACCCAGGTGGCAAACGGCACAAATCGCGTCGCCATCGTACTGCAAAGCGTTTCCGCAATTGGTAGCTTCATGCGCGCCGGCGCCTCGC harbors:
- a CDS encoding TAXI family TRAP transporter solute-binding subunit — encoded protein: MRTLSTAAAASLLAVALPASAQQLAIATGGTGGVYYPIGGGFAEMINEHIEGAQATAEVTGASVENMGLIMRGEADLALVLADTAYQAYEGSGDFEGRQVENTRALASVYPNAVQLVTLADSDIESLSDLEGKRVSVGAPGSGTELNARALLEANGMSYDDFTPQRLNFNETADAIRDGDIDAGFWSVGPPTSSIMNLATTRDIRLIGLSDEEIENAQEEEEVFAPYELEEGLYEGMDEAVQTIGIPNVLVVNSDMDEDLAYQLTELLFENTDELIAVHPAANDTTVDFTMESTPVPLHPGAIRYFEEVDADIPDRLRP